The following are encoded in a window of Halosolutus halophilus genomic DNA:
- the phaC gene encoding class III poly(R)-hydroxyalkanoic acid synthase subunit PhaC, which translates to MNPFTAPLKIQRRIQTQGTEAAETMRLLPERLGDLASVEVGQTPSEAIYSENKLDLLHYEPLTDDPHDTPLLVVYALINRPYILDLQPDKSVVRRFLEDGFDVYLIDWGEPSRLDASLTLGDYVNRYIDNCADVVRERTRTDAINILGYCMGGTLSTMYAALHPEKVNNLGLMATGLCFADTGGILEQWGSEEYFDPGAITGTYGNVPAEFLAAGFAQMNPVDTYLGKYTILLDNLDDRTAVENFGRMERWVRDGVDVAGEAYRQFIEDIYQENALHQNELVLDGGPVDIENLTMPMLQIIGSFDRLIPSEASKPFTDVIPSADTDIYEFPTGHVGMAVSGKAHAELWPRVATWFRERSATQSEESATVDQGEAEAETDQDRSLQTLDGIGPTYEARLHDVGITTVTKLAAAEPVSLADRLGLSESRVTSWIEQARQFTGSSDDSTGSS; encoded by the coding sequence ATGAATCCGTTCACGGCCCCACTGAAGATTCAACGCAGAATACAAACCCAGGGAACGGAAGCCGCTGAGACCATGCGCCTTCTTCCAGAGCGACTCGGTGACCTCGCTTCCGTCGAGGTTGGACAGACCCCGAGTGAGGCTATCTACTCCGAGAACAAACTCGATCTCCTCCACTATGAACCACTCACAGACGACCCGCACGACACACCGCTCCTCGTCGTCTATGCGCTGATCAATCGGCCCTACATTCTCGATCTGCAGCCCGACAAGAGTGTAGTTCGCCGATTCCTCGAGGACGGCTTCGACGTCTATCTCATCGACTGGGGTGAACCGTCCCGGCTCGACGCGTCGCTGACGCTAGGCGACTACGTGAATCGATACATCGACAACTGCGCCGACGTCGTCCGTGAGCGAACTAGAACTGACGCCATCAACATCCTCGGCTACTGCATGGGCGGGACGCTGAGTACAATGTATGCGGCGCTCCATCCGGAGAAGGTCAACAATCTCGGGCTCATGGCGACGGGCCTCTGTTTCGCCGACACCGGTGGCATCCTCGAACAATGGGGAAGCGAGGAGTACTTCGATCCGGGAGCGATCACCGGGACGTACGGGAACGTCCCAGCGGAGTTTCTCGCTGCGGGGTTCGCCCAGATGAACCCCGTCGATACGTATCTCGGCAAATACACGATCCTCCTCGACAACCTCGACGACAGGACCGCCGTCGAGAACTTCGGCCGGATGGAACGCTGGGTCCGCGATGGGGTTGACGTCGCGGGGGAAGCCTACCGCCAGTTCATCGAGGACATCTACCAAGAGAACGCACTCCACCAGAACGAACTGGTACTAGACGGCGGCCCTGTCGACATCGAGAATCTCACGATGCCTATGTTACAGATCATCGGCTCGTTCGACCGTCTCATCCCTTCGGAGGCGAGCAAGCCCTTTACTGACGTTATTCCGAGTGCGGACACCGACATCTATGAGTTTCCGACCGGTCACGTCGGGATGGCCGTCTCGGGAAAGGCTCACGCGGAGTTGTGGCCCCGCGTTGCGACGTGGTTCCGTGAGCGGTCGGCAACACAATCTGAGGAGTCGGCCACGGTCGATCAGGGTGAAGCTGAAGCAGAGACTGACCAGGATCGATCGTTACAGACGCTCGACGGAATCGGTCCGACGTACGAGGCGCGTCTCCACGACGTCGGGATCACGACGGTGACGA